The following proteins come from a genomic window of Misgurnus anguillicaudatus chromosome 10, ASM2758022v2, whole genome shotgun sequence:
- the sybu gene encoding syntabulin isoform X2, which produces MGPFQAFEVKSSEKRRMRSRIPRPVLHISHPKRKESTVSTVPLSEEESKDFDISSQLSKRTISPNSLSSDDTGCPSSQCASPVKTPSGSDNSLLSSPSLGERKIKVKRVRMNIAAQWSAPTQKHKREEKQCSIMHKGSETDFSSSSSAGSYMTHGILPNSTGKTSSSRRRTTPVRYHSCGDNHGIKPPNPEQYLTPLQQKEVAIRHLKSKLRDSENTVCDREAVIDELKTQLGRMREDWIEEECHRVEAQLALKEARKEIKQLRQVVETMKNSLMEKDKGIQKYFVDINIQNRKLESLLHSMEMAQNGCNLQDEPTLDFICESPERSVTRKLELELQVEEQAVEEMADSELLINDEMANSAEILEQVLMSTAVDSSHDGGTKIIPQPGLSTLENSISEKNTEEHISREDKGVQTDEMIYTHDLQALLLQLLKLQGGGLSDLFIPSPQQSQKLASAQIPKNEDLSEAQNPSKELSEAQHESQELKETDPKMIHTHENPSDSGLCFSEPEMNHHFMEELDFDLKDSKNTSGMAVVGKKHWSNNFLLDLVAVAAPVLPTVAWLYSQHGLVGGAPVYNIAALIRGCCIMGLHSLRHSHGPDT; this is translated from the exons ATGGGACCCTTTCAGGCTTTTGAG GTTAAATCATCAGAAAAGAGAAGAATGCGCAGCCGCATCCCCCGTCCTGTCCTCCACATCTCGCATCCTAAAAGAAAGGAATCAACTGTCTCCACCGTGCCACTGTCAGAAGAAGAGAGCAAGGATTTTGACATAAGCTCCCAGCTCTCAAAAAGAACCATCAGTCCCAATAGCCTGTCCTCAG ATGATACTGGATGTCCAAGCAGCCAGTGTGCATCGCCAGTCAAGACCCCATCAGGCTCAGACAACAGCCTGTTGAGCTCACCTTCTCTGGGAGAGCGCAAGATCAAAGTGAAGAGAGTCAGGATGAATATTGCGGCCCAATGGAGTGCACCTACACAGAAGCATAAGAGGGAAGAGAAACAATGTTCCATAATGCATAAAG GCAGCGAGACCGATTTCAGCTCATCCAGTAGCGCAGGAAGCTATATGACGCATGGAATTCTGCCCAATTccacaggaaagacttcatcTTCTCGTAG AAGAACCACTCCTGTGCGCTACCATTCATGCGGAGACAATCATGGCATCAAGCCGCCCAACCCGGAGCAGTACCTTACCCCACTTCAGCAGAAAGAGGTTGCCATACGACACCTCAAGTCCAAGCTCAGAGACTCTGAGAACACCGTTTGTGACCG GGAGGCTGTGATCGACGAGCTGAAGACCCAGCTGGGACGAATGCGAGAAGACTGGATCGAAGAGGAATGTCACCGTGTGGAGGCCCAGCTTGCTCTCAAAGAAGCACGCAAAGAGATCAAGCAGCTACGCCAGGTGGTGGAAACCATGAAGAACAGCTTGATGGAGAAGGACAAAGGCATTCAAAAGTACTTCGTTGATATAAACATCCAAAACAGGAAGCTGGAGTCTTTGCTCCACAGCATGGAAATGGCACAGAACGGCTGCAACTTGCAAGACGAGCCGACTCTAGACTTCATCTGCGAGTCTCCGGAGAGATCCGTCACGAGGAAACTGGAATTGGAGCTGCAGGTTGAAGAACAAGCAGTGGAGGAGATGGCTGACAGTGAGCTGCTGATAAACGATGAAATGGCCAACAGTGCAGAAATTCTGGAGCAGGTTCTCATGTCCACTGCTGTCGATTCTAGTCACGATGGTGGCACCAAGATCATTCCCCAACCAGGACTGTCAACCCTAGAGAACAGCATCTCAGAAAAAAATACAGAGGAGCATATCTCTAGAGAGGATAAAGGTGTCCAGACAGATGAGATGATCTACACGCATGATCTCCAAGCCCTTCTTCTCCAGCTGCTGAAGCTCCAGGGAGGTGGACTTTCTGATCTCTTCATACCTTCCCCCCAACAATCCCAGAAATTGGCTTCAGCACAGATTCCAAAAAATGAAGACTTATCCGAAGCACAGAATCCTTCGAAGGAGTTGTCTGAAGCACAACATGAAAGCCAAGAACTCAAAGAAACTGACCCAAAAATGATCCATACCCATGAAAATCCCAGTGATTCCGGTCTGTGTTTTTCCGAGCCTGAAATGAATCACCACTTCATGGAGGAGTTGGATTTTGACCTGAAGGATTCCAAAAACACCAGTGGCATGGCAGTGGTTGGAAAAAAACACTGGAGCAACAACTTCCTGCTTGATCTGGTTGCCGTGGCAGCACCTGTGCTTCCCACCGTAGCGTGGCTGTATTCGCAGCACGGTTTGGTTGGAGGGGCTCCTGTGTACAACATCGCAGCTTTGATTCGGGgatgttgcattatgggattgcACTCGCTCCGCCATTCGCACGGGCCAGACACTTAG
- the sybu gene encoding syntabulin isoform X1, whose amino-acid sequence MGPFQAFEVKSSEKRRMRSRIPRPVLHISHPKRKESTVSTVPLSEEESKDFDISSQLSKRTISPNSLSSDDTGCPSSQCASPVKTPSGSDNSLLSSPSLGERKIKVKRVRMNIAAQWSAPTQKHKREEKQCSIMHKGSETDFSSSSSAGSYMTHGILPNSTGKTSSSRSRGPHIRSLPLFKPAGSPSATRDAELYAPYRTPPKAPSCANSSSNSSSTRRRTTPVRYHSCGDNHGIKPPNPEQYLTPLQQKEVAIRHLKSKLRDSENTVCDREAVIDELKTQLGRMREDWIEEECHRVEAQLALKEARKEIKQLRQVVETMKNSLMEKDKGIQKYFVDINIQNRKLESLLHSMEMAQNGCNLQDEPTLDFICESPERSVTRKLELELQVEEQAVEEMADSELLINDEMANSAEILEQVLMSTAVDSSHDGGTKIIPQPGLSTLENSISEKNTEEHISREDKGVQTDEMIYTHDLQALLLQLLKLQGGGLSDLFIPSPQQSQKLASAQIPKNEDLSEAQNPSKELSEAQHESQELKETDPKMIHTHENPSDSGLCFSEPEMNHHFMEELDFDLKDSKNTSGMAVVGKKHWSNNFLLDLVAVAAPVLPTVAWLYSQHGLVGGAPVYNIAALIRGCCIMGLHSLRHSHGPDT is encoded by the exons ATGGGACCCTTTCAGGCTTTTGAG GTTAAATCATCAGAAAAGAGAAGAATGCGCAGCCGCATCCCCCGTCCTGTCCTCCACATCTCGCATCCTAAAAGAAAGGAATCAACTGTCTCCACCGTGCCACTGTCAGAAGAAGAGAGCAAGGATTTTGACATAAGCTCCCAGCTCTCAAAAAGAACCATCAGTCCCAATAGCCTGTCCTCAG ATGATACTGGATGTCCAAGCAGCCAGTGTGCATCGCCAGTCAAGACCCCATCAGGCTCAGACAACAGCCTGTTGAGCTCACCTTCTCTGGGAGAGCGCAAGATCAAAGTGAAGAGAGTCAGGATGAATATTGCGGCCCAATGGAGTGCACCTACACAGAAGCATAAGAGGGAAGAGAAACAATGTTCCATAATGCATAAAG GCAGCGAGACCGATTTCAGCTCATCCAGTAGCGCAGGAAGCTATATGACGCATGGAATTCTGCCCAATTccacaggaaagacttcatcTTCTCGTAG CCGTGGGCCTCACATCAGGAGCCTGCCTTTGTTTAAACCTGCAGGAAGCCCCTCTGCCACTCGCGATGCAGAGCTTTACGCTCCTTACAGGACGCCCCCCAAAGCCCCCTCTTGCGCCAACAGTAGTAGCAACTCCAGCTCCACAAGGAG AAGAACCACTCCTGTGCGCTACCATTCATGCGGAGACAATCATGGCATCAAGCCGCCCAACCCGGAGCAGTACCTTACCCCACTTCAGCAGAAAGAGGTTGCCATACGACACCTCAAGTCCAAGCTCAGAGACTCTGAGAACACCGTTTGTGACCG GGAGGCTGTGATCGACGAGCTGAAGACCCAGCTGGGACGAATGCGAGAAGACTGGATCGAAGAGGAATGTCACCGTGTGGAGGCCCAGCTTGCTCTCAAAGAAGCACGCAAAGAGATCAAGCAGCTACGCCAGGTGGTGGAAACCATGAAGAACAGCTTGATGGAGAAGGACAAAGGCATTCAAAAGTACTTCGTTGATATAAACATCCAAAACAGGAAGCTGGAGTCTTTGCTCCACAGCATGGAAATGGCACAGAACGGCTGCAACTTGCAAGACGAGCCGACTCTAGACTTCATCTGCGAGTCTCCGGAGAGATCCGTCACGAGGAAACTGGAATTGGAGCTGCAGGTTGAAGAACAAGCAGTGGAGGAGATGGCTGACAGTGAGCTGCTGATAAACGATGAAATGGCCAACAGTGCAGAAATTCTGGAGCAGGTTCTCATGTCCACTGCTGTCGATTCTAGTCACGATGGTGGCACCAAGATCATTCCCCAACCAGGACTGTCAACCCTAGAGAACAGCATCTCAGAAAAAAATACAGAGGAGCATATCTCTAGAGAGGATAAAGGTGTCCAGACAGATGAGATGATCTACACGCATGATCTCCAAGCCCTTCTTCTCCAGCTGCTGAAGCTCCAGGGAGGTGGACTTTCTGATCTCTTCATACCTTCCCCCCAACAATCCCAGAAATTGGCTTCAGCACAGATTCCAAAAAATGAAGACTTATCCGAAGCACAGAATCCTTCGAAGGAGTTGTCTGAAGCACAACATGAAAGCCAAGAACTCAAAGAAACTGACCCAAAAATGATCCATACCCATGAAAATCCCAGTGATTCCGGTCTGTGTTTTTCCGAGCCTGAAATGAATCACCACTTCATGGAGGAGTTGGATTTTGACCTGAAGGATTCCAAAAACACCAGTGGCATGGCAGTGGTTGGAAAAAAACACTGGAGCAACAACTTCCTGCTTGATCTGGTTGCCGTGGCAGCACCTGTGCTTCCCACCGTAGCGTGGCTGTATTCGCAGCACGGTTTGGTTGGAGGGGCTCCTGTGTACAACATCGCAGCTTTGATTCGGGgatgttgcattatgggattgcACTCGCTCCGCCATTCGCACGGGCCAGACACTTAG
- the sybu gene encoding syntabulin isoform X3: MVLSKGKRCFSGSETDFSSSSSAGSYMTHGILPNSTGKTSSSRSRGPHIRSLPLFKPAGSPSATRDAELYAPYRTPPKAPSCANSSSNSSSTRRRTTPVRYHSCGDNHGIKPPNPEQYLTPLQQKEVAIRHLKSKLRDSENTVCDREAVIDELKTQLGRMREDWIEEECHRVEAQLALKEARKEIKQLRQVVETMKNSLMEKDKGIQKYFVDINIQNRKLESLLHSMEMAQNGCNLQDEPTLDFICESPERSVTRKLELELQVEEQAVEEMADSELLINDEMANSAEILEQVLMSTAVDSSHDGGTKIIPQPGLSTLENSISEKNTEEHISREDKGVQTDEMIYTHDLQALLLQLLKLQGGGLSDLFIPSPQQSQKLASAQIPKNEDLSEAQNPSKELSEAQHESQELKETDPKMIHTHENPSDSGLCFSEPEMNHHFMEELDFDLKDSKNTSGMAVVGKKHWSNNFLLDLVAVAAPVLPTVAWLYSQHGLVGGAPVYNIAALIRGCCIMGLHSLRHSHGPDT; encoded by the exons ATGGTTTTGTCAAAAGGAAAGAGATGCTTCTCAg GCAGCGAGACCGATTTCAGCTCATCCAGTAGCGCAGGAAGCTATATGACGCATGGAATTCTGCCCAATTccacaggaaagacttcatcTTCTCGTAG CCGTGGGCCTCACATCAGGAGCCTGCCTTTGTTTAAACCTGCAGGAAGCCCCTCTGCCACTCGCGATGCAGAGCTTTACGCTCCTTACAGGACGCCCCCCAAAGCCCCCTCTTGCGCCAACAGTAGTAGCAACTCCAGCTCCACAAGGAG AAGAACCACTCCTGTGCGCTACCATTCATGCGGAGACAATCATGGCATCAAGCCGCCCAACCCGGAGCAGTACCTTACCCCACTTCAGCAGAAAGAGGTTGCCATACGACACCTCAAGTCCAAGCTCAGAGACTCTGAGAACACCGTTTGTGACCG GGAGGCTGTGATCGACGAGCTGAAGACCCAGCTGGGACGAATGCGAGAAGACTGGATCGAAGAGGAATGTCACCGTGTGGAGGCCCAGCTTGCTCTCAAAGAAGCACGCAAAGAGATCAAGCAGCTACGCCAGGTGGTGGAAACCATGAAGAACAGCTTGATGGAGAAGGACAAAGGCATTCAAAAGTACTTCGTTGATATAAACATCCAAAACAGGAAGCTGGAGTCTTTGCTCCACAGCATGGAAATGGCACAGAACGGCTGCAACTTGCAAGACGAGCCGACTCTAGACTTCATCTGCGAGTCTCCGGAGAGATCCGTCACGAGGAAACTGGAATTGGAGCTGCAGGTTGAAGAACAAGCAGTGGAGGAGATGGCTGACAGTGAGCTGCTGATAAACGATGAAATGGCCAACAGTGCAGAAATTCTGGAGCAGGTTCTCATGTCCACTGCTGTCGATTCTAGTCACGATGGTGGCACCAAGATCATTCCCCAACCAGGACTGTCAACCCTAGAGAACAGCATCTCAGAAAAAAATACAGAGGAGCATATCTCTAGAGAGGATAAAGGTGTCCAGACAGATGAGATGATCTACACGCATGATCTCCAAGCCCTTCTTCTCCAGCTGCTGAAGCTCCAGGGAGGTGGACTTTCTGATCTCTTCATACCTTCCCCCCAACAATCCCAGAAATTGGCTTCAGCACAGATTCCAAAAAATGAAGACTTATCCGAAGCACAGAATCCTTCGAAGGAGTTGTCTGAAGCACAACATGAAAGCCAAGAACTCAAAGAAACTGACCCAAAAATGATCCATACCCATGAAAATCCCAGTGATTCCGGTCTGTGTTTTTCCGAGCCTGAAATGAATCACCACTTCATGGAGGAGTTGGATTTTGACCTGAAGGATTCCAAAAACACCAGTGGCATGGCAGTGGTTGGAAAAAAACACTGGAGCAACAACTTCCTGCTTGATCTGGTTGCCGTGGCAGCACCTGTGCTTCCCACCGTAGCGTGGCTGTATTCGCAGCACGGTTTGGTTGGAGGGGCTCCTGTGTACAACATCGCAGCTTTGATTCGGGgatgttgcattatgggattgcACTCGCTCCGCCATTCGCACGGGCCAGACACTTAG
- the ebag9 gene encoding receptor-binding cancer antigen expressed on SiSo cells, with protein sequence MAIAQFRLFKICTCLASLLSFLKRLICRTGRSRKLSGDQITLPTTVDYSSAPKKPEVEEWSSWDEDGPTSIKIEGGNGTVPPQNEAEDEEPDYFKDMAPTIRKTQKIVLKKREPLNFSMPDSSSGFSSRLAASQDMSFIQPSAELGDLDTWQEDTNAWEDEADAAWETEEVMRQQKMAERERRAMEQQRKKMEKEAQRMMKKEQKIAVKLS encoded by the exons ATGGCCATTGCTCAGTTTCgcctttttaaaatatgcacctGCTTAGCATCTCTCCTTTCATTCCTGAAAAGACTGATATGCAG GACTGGACGGTCACGCAAGCTGAGCGGAGATCAGATCACCCTTCCTACCACTGTTGATTATTCATCCGCACCAAAAAAG CCTGAAGTTGAGGAGTGGAGCTCATGGGATGAAGACGGCCCCACGAGTATTAAAATTGAAGGTGGTAATGGGACGGTTCCTCCTCAGAATGAAGCCGAAGATGAAGAGCCAGACTACTTTAAAGACATGGCTCCCACCATCAGGAAAACACAAAAA ATTGTGCTGAAGAAAAGGGAACCTCTGAATTTTTCCATGCCAGACAGTTCCTCTGGTTTCTCCAGTAGATTAGCTGCCTCTCAGGATATGTCCTTCATCCAGCCATCT GCGGAGCTGGGGGATCTTGACACCTGGCAGGAGGACACAAATGCTTGGGAGGATGAGGCAGATGCAGCCTGGGAGACAGAGGAAGTGATGAGGCAG CAGAAGATGGCGGAGAGAGAAAGACGTGCCATGGAgcaacaaagaaagaaaatggaGAAAGAGGCGCAAAGAATGATGAAAAAAGAGCAAAAGATCGCCGTCAAACTTTCGTAA
- the zdhhc3a gene encoding palmitoyltransferase ZDHHC3-A isoform X2 — MRTPVSRFRDVERQANSLQPAQCLPPCHERPNNMWFIKDACGIVCAVITWFLVFFAEFVVLFVMLIPSKNLIYSMLNGALFNSLAFLALASHFRAMCTDPGAVPKGNATKEYIESLQLKPGQVVYKCPKCCSIKPDRAHHCSVCKRCIRKMDHHCPWVNNCVGESNQKYFVLFTMYICLISLHALVMVVLHFLYCFEDDWTKCSSFSPPATVILLILLCFEGLLFLIFTSVMFGTQVHSICTDETGIEQLKKEERRWAKKTKWMNMKAVFGHPFSIAWFSPFSTPDHGKADPYQYVV, encoded by the exons ATGAGAACTCCGGTATCACGCTTCAGGGACGTCGAGAGGCAGGCCAACAGCCTCCAGCCCGCTCAGTGTCTTCCACCCTGTCATGAGCGCCCAAACAACATGTGGTTCATTAAAGATGCCTGCGGCATTGTTTGCGCAGTCATCACCTGGTTCCTCGTCTTCTTTGCCGAATTCGTCGTGCTGTTTGTCATGCTTATTCCATCGAAGAACCTGATCTACAGCATGTTGAACGGTGCCCTGTTCAACAGCCTGGCATTCCTCGCCCTGGCGTCTCATTTCAGGGCCATGTGCACAGACCCG GGAGCTGTGCCAAAGGGAAACGCCACTAAAGAGTACATTGAGAGCTTACAGCTGAAGCCAGGGCAGGTGGTGTACAAATGTCCCAAGTGCTGCAGTATTAAGCCAGATAGAGCTCACCACTGCAG TGTCTGCAAGCGCTGTATACGCAAGATGGACCATCATTGTCCTTGGGTAAACAACTGCGTCGGGGAAAGTAACCAGAAGTACTTTGTGCTTTTCACA ATGTACATTTGTCTCATCTCCCTGCACGCCTTAGTCATGGTGGTCCTTCATTTTCTCTACTGCTTTGAAGATGACTGGACAA AGTGCAGTAGCTTCTCCCCCCCggccactgtcatcctcctcatcCTCCTGTGCTTTGAGGGCCTCCTCTTCCTCATCTTCACCTCTGTGATGTTTGGCACCCAAGTCCATTCCATCTGCACCGATGAGACG GGCATAGAGCAGTTGAAAAAGGAAGAGAGAAGATGggctaaaaaaacaaaatggatGAACATGAAGGCGGTTTTCGGACACCCCTTCTCAATAGCATGGTTTAGCCCATTTTCAACGCCCGACCACGGGAAAGCTGACCCCTACCAGTATGTGGTCTGA
- the zdhhc3a gene encoding palmitoyltransferase ZDHHC3-A isoform X1 yields the protein MRTPVSRFRDVERQANSLQPAQCLPPCHERPNNMWFIKDACGIVCAVITWFLVFFAEFVVLFVMLIPSKNLIYSMLNGALFNSLAFLALASHFRAMCTDPGAVPKGNATKEYIESLQLKPGQVVYKCPKCCSIKPDRAHHCSVCKRCIRKMDHHCPWVNNCVGESNQKYFVLFTMYICLISLHALVMVVLHFLYCFEDDWTKCSSFSPPATVILLILLCFEGLLFLIFTSVMFGTQVHSICTDETGIERLKREDPTWQKISSWEAMKIAFGGPLSVSWLSPFTDCTCQKDTSDHVPVFPQGEIIEEDVIEIPLESH from the exons ATGAGAACTCCGGTATCACGCTTCAGGGACGTCGAGAGGCAGGCCAACAGCCTCCAGCCCGCTCAGTGTCTTCCACCCTGTCATGAGCGCCCAAACAACATGTGGTTCATTAAAGATGCCTGCGGCATTGTTTGCGCAGTCATCACCTGGTTCCTCGTCTTCTTTGCCGAATTCGTCGTGCTGTTTGTCATGCTTATTCCATCGAAGAACCTGATCTACAGCATGTTGAACGGTGCCCTGTTCAACAGCCTGGCATTCCTCGCCCTGGCGTCTCATTTCAGGGCCATGTGCACAGACCCG GGAGCTGTGCCAAAGGGAAACGCCACTAAAGAGTACATTGAGAGCTTACAGCTGAAGCCAGGGCAGGTGGTGTACAAATGTCCCAAGTGCTGCAGTATTAAGCCAGATAGAGCTCACCACTGCAG TGTCTGCAAGCGCTGTATACGCAAGATGGACCATCATTGTCCTTGGGTAAACAACTGCGTCGGGGAAAGTAACCAGAAGTACTTTGTGCTTTTCACA ATGTACATTTGTCTCATCTCCCTGCACGCCTTAGTCATGGTGGTCCTTCATTTTCTCTACTGCTTTGAAGATGACTGGACAA AGTGCAGTAGCTTCTCCCCCCCggccactgtcatcctcctcatcCTCCTGTGCTTTGAGGGCCTCCTCTTCCTCATCTTCACCTCTGTGATGTTTGGCACCCAAGTCCATTCCATCTGCACCGATGAGACG GGGATTGAAAGGTTAAAGCGTGAAGACCCTACGTGGCAAAAGATCTCGTCCTGGGAGGCTATGAAGATAGCATTTGGGGGTCCTCTGTCTGTGTCCTGGTTGAGCCCTTTTACAGACTGTACGTGCCAGAAAGACACTTCGGATCATGTTCCTGTGTTTCCACAGGGTGAAATCATTGAGGAGGATGTGATAGAGATTCCTCTGGAATCTCATTAG
- the tmem42a gene encoding transmembrane protein 42a, with amino-acid sequence MLPGVFYASLAGFLAALASSSAKLSLGADYLKEVCETGLKIWTEKQGSALDQGLDTTICDWLHIPLRLLCGGLLFTCNAVMWTFFAKALRHSSSSARATVTTTASNFIFSAFLGHVIFGETHANLWWIGIILTLTGLLVLHGSTPQAPMENVSKKDE; translated from the exons ATGTTGCCTGGGGTGTTTTACGCGTCGCTGGCGGGGTTTCTGGCAGCTTTAGCATCATCTTCGGCAAAGTTATCGCTGGGTGCAGACTATCTGAAGGAGGTGTGCGAGACAGGGCTGAAGATATGGACAGAAAAACAGGGGAGCGCTTTGGATCAGGGGCTTGATACCACAATTTGTGACTGG TTACATATACCCTTGCGGCTACTCTGTGGTGGTCTTCTGTTCACCTGCAACGCCGTGATGTGGACGTTCTTCGCCAAAGCCCTCCGGCACTCATCTTCCTCTGCTCGTGCCACTGTGACCACCACTGCCTCAAATTTTATATTCTCT GCATTCCTCGGACACGTGATCTTTGGAGAAACACATGCCAATTTATGGTGGATTGGAATAATTTTGACCTTAACGGGGCTTCTTGTCTTGCATGGATCAACTCCTCAGGCTCCAATGGAAAATGTGTCTAAGAAAGATGAATAA